A window of Hyalangium ruber contains these coding sequences:
- a CDS encoding M14 family zinc carboxypeptidase, with amino-acid sequence MLLSTLLAVALAQAPLTTTAERSNWTRTGRYPEVEALCRAFPQAFPGKVRCETYGTTPEGRPLLAFIASADGTLTPAATAKKGRSVVLFQGGIHAGEIDGKDAGFWLLRDMLAGKALPGVLKQVTVVFVPVVNVDGHERFGPNNRPNQVGPEEMGWRVTAQNLNLNRDYTKADAPEMVALLKLLHTWDPLVYLDLHVTDGAKFEPDVSVSLEPYKGGPESLRALGAKLSAELVTGLEAQGHLPLVFYPSFIQDDDPASGFRYGISPPRFSHVYWAVNRRFGVLVETHSWKNYAHRVKTTRDVLEGTLRLVARDGAALRTAVKAVDAEAEAGKVREVVLTWESTDKSRQIDFRGYAYTHETSPISNQRVVRYDDTKPQVWKVPYFDEVRPAHTAPLPQGGYLVPPAHAAWVAEKLRTHGLRFQRLEKEVPSAEVEVFRATDAKLRPQSYENRQPLSVQGTWKKEPRALPAGTLYVPVAQPGVEVLAHLLEPLGPESLLAWGFFNAHFEQKEYIEEYVLEPFARELIQKDAAVKAAWEQRLKDPAFAADPRARYRFFYERHPTYDERFNLYPVFRADSPPAGLRPAR; translated from the coding sequence CGAGGTGGAGGCCCTCTGCCGCGCCTTCCCCCAGGCCTTCCCAGGCAAGGTGCGCTGTGAGACGTACGGCACCACCCCCGAGGGCCGCCCGCTGCTGGCCTTCATCGCCAGCGCCGACGGCACCCTCACCCCCGCCGCCACCGCGAAGAAGGGCCGCTCCGTCGTCCTCTTCCAGGGCGGCATCCACGCCGGGGAGATCGACGGCAAGGACGCCGGCTTCTGGCTGCTGCGCGACATGCTCGCGGGCAAGGCGCTGCCCGGCGTGCTCAAGCAGGTGACGGTCGTCTTCGTCCCCGTCGTCAACGTGGATGGCCACGAGCGCTTCGGCCCCAACAACCGCCCCAATCAGGTGGGCCCCGAAGAGATGGGCTGGCGCGTCACCGCCCAAAACCTCAACCTCAACCGCGACTACACCAAGGCGGACGCGCCCGAGATGGTGGCCCTGCTCAAGCTGCTCCACACGTGGGACCCGCTCGTCTACCTGGACCTGCACGTCACCGACGGCGCCAAGTTCGAGCCGGATGTCTCCGTCTCCCTCGAGCCGTACAAGGGCGGCCCCGAGTCCCTGCGCGCGCTGGGCGCGAAGCTGAGCGCGGAGCTCGTCACGGGGCTGGAGGCCCAGGGTCACCTGCCTCTCGTCTTCTACCCCTCCTTCATCCAGGACGACGACCCGGCCTCGGGCTTCCGCTATGGCATCTCTCCCCCGCGCTTCAGCCACGTCTACTGGGCGGTGAACCGCCGCTTCGGCGTGCTGGTGGAGACGCACTCGTGGAAGAACTACGCGCACCGGGTGAAGACCACGCGCGACGTGCTGGAGGGCACGCTGCGGCTGGTGGCGCGGGACGGCGCCGCCCTGCGGACCGCCGTGAAGGCGGTGGACGCGGAGGCCGAGGCCGGCAAGGTGCGCGAGGTGGTGCTCACCTGGGAGAGCACCGACAAGAGCCGGCAGATCGACTTTCGCGGCTACGCCTATACCCACGAGACCTCCCCCATCTCCAACCAGCGGGTGGTGCGCTACGACGACACGAAGCCGCAGGTGTGGAAGGTGCCCTACTTCGATGAAGTGCGTCCCGCCCACACCGCCCCGCTGCCCCAGGGCGGCTACCTGGTGCCCCCGGCCCACGCCGCGTGGGTGGCCGAGAAGCTGCGCACCCACGGCCTGCGCTTCCAGCGCCTGGAGAAGGAGGTCCCTTCCGCCGAGGTGGAGGTGTTCCGCGCCACCGACGCGAAGCTCCGGCCGCAGTCCTATGAGAACCGCCAGCCCTTGAGCGTGCAGGGCACGTGGAAGAAGGAGCCGCGCGCCCTGCCGGCCGGAACACTCTACGTGCCGGTGGCTCAACCCGGAGTGGAGGTCCTCGCCCACCTGCTGGAGCCCCTGGGCCCGGAGTCGCTGCTGGCCTGGGGCTTCTTCAACGCGCACTTCGAGCAGAAGGAGTACATCGAGGAGTACGTGCTGGAGCCGTTCGCCCGGGAGCTGATCCAGAAGGACGCCGCCGTGAAGGCCGCCTGGGAGCAGCGCCTGAAGGACCCCGCCTTCGCGGCCGACCCCCGCGCCCGCTACCGCTTCTTCTACGAGCGCCACCCCACCTATGACGAGCGCTTCAACCTCTACCCCGTCTTCCGCGCGGACTCTCCCCCCGCGGGCCTGCGCCCGGCCCGCTGA
- a CDS encoding TIGR02266 family protein produces the protein MTRVCSRDVPTFSLAALWNASAIPGHVAGIVEAIDELLPSTQPVEIVVALRENEANLELKLEMSTFPRMEMDRFAWEIKASKGTLVELWRLPKAERDAFRAAAFTGGNIITTTNYWEAASSLKEHLEAITARGLKPILPPTGLPPPNAAAVWAGQAPAAAAGGAQAAAGGDEPLGTDVVDEPLVGVEEAEEEAEPIEPLETVEPEEEVEEAQEELQPPAGPENRRARRFPVQLEMEFRTELDFVREHATNISNGGLFVRTAHRPPIDTIVKVDLRLPNGERLQGEALVVHVVDDPYKGGVGLAFLSDDPTFAETLDRYLASLAG, from the coding sequence ATGACTCGGGTATGTTCCCGGGACGTGCCTACCTTCAGTCTCGCAGCGTTGTGGAATGCCTCCGCCATCCCGGGCCACGTGGCGGGTATCGTGGAGGCCATCGATGAGCTGCTGCCCTCCACGCAGCCCGTCGAGATCGTCGTCGCGCTGCGGGAAAACGAGGCCAACCTCGAGCTCAAGCTGGAGATGTCCACCTTCCCCCGCATGGAGATGGACCGCTTCGCCTGGGAAATCAAGGCGAGCAAGGGCACCCTGGTGGAGCTGTGGCGCCTGCCCAAGGCCGAGCGGGATGCCTTCCGCGCCGCCGCCTTCACGGGCGGCAACATCATCACCACGACGAACTACTGGGAGGCGGCCAGCTCCCTCAAGGAGCACCTGGAGGCCATCACCGCGCGTGGGCTGAAGCCGATCCTGCCTCCGACGGGCCTTCCGCCTCCGAACGCGGCCGCCGTCTGGGCGGGCCAGGCTCCGGCTGCCGCGGCGGGTGGCGCTCAGGCCGCGGCGGGTGGCGATGAGCCCCTGGGGACCGATGTCGTCGATGAGCCCCTGGTCGGCGTGGAAGAGGCGGAGGAGGAAGCCGAGCCCATCGAGCCGCTCGAGACGGTGGAGCCGGAGGAGGAGGTCGAGGAGGCGCAGGAAGAGCTGCAGCCTCCCGCGGGGCCGGAGAACCGCCGCGCCCGGCGCTTCCCGGTCCAACTGGAGATGGAGTTCCGCACGGAGCTGGACTTCGTGCGCGAGCACGCCACGAACATCTCCAACGGCGGCCTCTTCGTGCGCACGGCCCACCGGCCGCCCATCGACACCATCGTGAAGGTGGACCTGCGACTGCCCAATGGCGAGCGGCTCCAGGGCGAGGCCCTGGTGGTCCACGTGGTGGACGACCCGTACAAGGGCGGCGTGGGGCTCGCGTTCCTCAGCGATGACCCCACCTTCGCGGAAACGCTGGACCGGTACCTGGCGAGCCTCGCCGGCTAG
- a CDS encoding AAA family ATPase, whose protein sequence is MKILAIRGRNLTSLSGDFALELDQAPLDKLGLFAITGATGSGKSTLLDAMCLALFDRTPRLEGRGGVPVVRPGVEEEDPLLSHDVRGVLRRGAAEGFAEVDFLGKDGRRYRARWLVRRARNKAEGRFQPQELSLTDVEAGQAFGRTKSEVLKAIEQKLGLSFDQFRRSALLAQGDFAAFLRANASERAELLERMTGTEVYSQLSIAAYERHKAEQTELGRREAGLAAISRLTDEERVAAEGTLASEETARVTAEGVLAAAVAAAEWYSGRAKLVEGEREASVAQARAAEAVEAAAPREVFLSRVRAAEAFRAPVVAVEKAERGLTEASAAQVLRASEAEAALATAGARKAELARAEKARAVAVAAEETAAPALAEAARLDAQLVVERREALETSQRAEASRAAEKQQRTVLAGITAQEAAARTAAEGAQAWLAGHAHLEPLAREWPRWEAELIRHERSVQAEQQARAQATRLGGEKEKLRAAAELRRQERQSAADSTEMAQATATHAEAAVGEDSGAARRAQRESLLARQEALRTLGTAREGAVAEATTERDVRAEAEAALSEAEAAGSEARGTAARLVELNAELKEAGRALARAQAAQGLSSYRAALQQGEPCPLCGAKEHPYGSAEAALDGLVVEATARVKALEAEKTEATRTEAAASAREKAARPRQAKAEARRAEAAMRLTAHRQAWQKARSLLEQPLPPEEPEDAKAQAWLQEALKEAQERLVAVRAEEEAAEARARKAKEARAALETWRARLESAVEAQRRAEDALAEAERALRQAEHEAEQAGAARRQGLTELAPAFTGWSDWEARLVAEPARFRKQCAEQVSGWNGHQEELRAAQAREAEARQGRAAAEAKAETLRETAEEHARVWTRANEALQATQAARGKVLAGRPTEEVRASLHAAVDTATQAHELARKAAESAGQAAAMSTARAEEAAKARNAAAEALEQAQSTLEALLKQQAVTREDVKALLARGAAWCEDEARALAVLREAQAKAGAVLEERRASRARHEASGPPSLPEPEVAAACERARVEVETRRTAAARCKARLDQDDDARRRHGAEAQALEERRRAAEVWKTLQELIGSADGKKFKVFAQSLTLDALLLHANTHLQELARRYRLMRVPGHDLDLQVVDQDMGDEIRGLASLSGGESFLVSLALALGLASLSSETTQVETLFIDEGFGTLDPETLEVALATLDALQATGRQVGIISHVSGLAERIGVQVRVVKQGGGRSRLVVEAEGSLALVPEPPAPGRGKKVA, encoded by the coding sequence ATGAAGATCCTCGCCATCCGTGGGCGCAACCTGACGAGCCTCTCCGGAGACTTCGCGCTGGAGTTGGATCAGGCGCCGCTCGACAAGCTGGGCCTGTTCGCCATCACCGGGGCCACCGGCTCGGGCAAGAGCACGCTGCTCGATGCCATGTGTCTGGCCCTCTTCGACCGTACCCCTCGGCTGGAGGGGCGCGGGGGTGTGCCGGTGGTGCGCCCCGGGGTGGAGGAAGAGGATCCGCTGCTGTCCCATGACGTGCGCGGGGTGCTGCGCCGTGGTGCCGCCGAGGGCTTCGCCGAGGTGGACTTCCTGGGCAAGGACGGCCGGCGCTACCGCGCCCGGTGGCTCGTGCGGCGGGCGCGCAACAAGGCCGAGGGCCGCTTCCAGCCCCAGGAGCTCTCCCTCACGGACGTGGAGGCGGGGCAGGCGTTCGGGCGCACCAAGTCCGAGGTGCTCAAGGCCATCGAGCAGAAGCTGGGGCTGTCCTTCGACCAGTTCCGTCGCTCGGCGCTGCTGGCGCAGGGCGACTTCGCCGCCTTCCTCCGAGCCAACGCAAGTGAGCGCGCGGAGCTGCTGGAGCGCATGACGGGCACGGAGGTGTACAGCCAGCTCTCCATCGCCGCGTACGAGCGCCACAAGGCGGAGCAGACCGAGCTGGGACGGAGGGAGGCCGGACTGGCCGCCATCTCCCGGCTGACGGACGAGGAGCGAGTGGCGGCGGAAGGTACGCTGGCCTCGGAGGAGACGGCGCGCGTCACGGCGGAAGGTGTGCTGGCGGCGGCCGTGGCGGCGGCGGAGTGGTACTCGGGGCGGGCCAAGCTGGTGGAAGGGGAGCGGGAAGCCTCGGTGGCCCAGGCCCGGGCGGCGGAGGCGGTGGAGGCAGCGGCGCCTCGCGAGGTGTTCCTCTCCCGGGTGCGCGCGGCGGAGGCCTTCCGCGCGCCAGTGGTCGCGGTGGAGAAGGCGGAGCGCGGGCTGACGGAGGCTTCGGCGGCCCAGGTGCTGCGTGCCTCCGAAGCGGAAGCGGCGCTCGCGACGGCGGGTGCGCGCAAGGCCGAGCTGGCGCGGGCGGAGAAGGCGCGCGCGGTGGCGGTGGCGGCGGAGGAGACGGCGGCTCCGGCGCTGGCCGAGGCAGCGCGCTTGGATGCGCAGTTGGTCGTGGAGCGCCGTGAAGCGCTGGAGACCTCGCAGCGGGCGGAGGCTTCTCGCGCGGCCGAGAAGCAGCAGCGTACGGTGCTGGCGGGCATCACCGCGCAAGAGGCGGCGGCGCGCACGGCGGCGGAAGGAGCCCAGGCGTGGCTGGCCGGGCATGCGCATCTGGAGCCGCTCGCACGTGAGTGGCCGCGCTGGGAGGCGGAGCTCATCCGCCATGAGCGCTCGGTTCAGGCAGAGCAGCAAGCGCGGGCGCAGGCCACGCGGCTGGGCGGAGAGAAGGAGAAGCTGCGCGCGGCGGCGGAGCTGCGGCGCCAGGAGCGACAGTCCGCCGCCGATTCCACGGAGATGGCGCAGGCCACGGCCACGCACGCCGAGGCGGCGGTGGGAGAGGACTCGGGCGCCGCGCGACGGGCGCAGCGTGAGTCCCTATTGGCGCGGCAGGAAGCGCTGCGGACACTGGGGACGGCGCGGGAAGGCGCGGTCGCGGAAGCGACCACGGAGCGAGATGTGCGCGCGGAGGCGGAGGCCGCGCTGAGCGAGGCGGAGGCTGCGGGATCCGAGGCCCGGGGCACGGCGGCTCGGCTCGTGGAATTGAATGCGGAGCTGAAGGAGGCCGGGCGGGCGCTGGCGCGGGCCCAGGCAGCCCAGGGGCTTTCCTCCTACCGGGCCGCGCTGCAGCAGGGAGAGCCCTGTCCGCTGTGCGGTGCGAAGGAGCACCCCTACGGCAGCGCCGAGGCTGCGCTCGACGGGCTCGTTGTCGAAGCCACCGCGCGTGTGAAGGCGCTGGAGGCGGAGAAGACGGAGGCAACGAGGACGGAGGCGGCGGCCAGTGCCCGAGAGAAGGCGGCCCGTCCCCGGCAGGCCAAGGCGGAGGCCCGGCGAGCCGAGGCGGCGATGCGTCTCACAGCCCACCGTCAGGCGTGGCAGAAGGCGCGTTCGCTCCTCGAGCAGCCACTGCCGCCCGAGGAGCCAGAAGACGCGAAAGCCCAGGCGTGGCTCCAGGAAGCCCTGAAGGAAGCCCAGGAGCGGCTCGTCGCGGTACGGGCCGAGGAGGAGGCCGCGGAGGCCCGAGCCCGCAAGGCGAAGGAGGCCCGCGCCGCGCTGGAGACCTGGCGCGCGCGGCTGGAGTCGGCCGTGGAGGCGCAGCGGCGGGCCGAGGATGCGCTGGCCGAGGCCGAGCGGGCGCTGCGGCAGGCCGAGCACGAGGCCGAGCAGGCCGGGGCGGCACGGCGCCAGGGGCTTACGGAGCTGGCACCGGCCTTCACGGGCTGGAGCGACTGGGAGGCGCGGCTCGTGGCGGAGCCGGCCCGCTTCCGCAAGCAGTGTGCGGAGCAGGTATCCGGCTGGAACGGCCATCAAGAGGAGCTGCGGGCCGCTCAGGCGCGTGAGGCCGAGGCGCGGCAGGGCCGGGCGGCGGCCGAGGCCAAGGCGGAGACCCTGCGTGAGACGGCCGAAGAGCACGCCCGCGTCTGGACCCGGGCGAACGAGGCGCTCCAGGCCACGCAGGCCGCGCGCGGGAAGGTGCTGGCGGGCCGGCCCACCGAGGAGGTCCGCGCGTCGCTGCACGCGGCCGTGGACACGGCCACCCAGGCACATGAGCTGGCACGGAAAGCGGCGGAGTCCGCGGGCCAGGCCGCCGCGATGTCCACCGCGCGAGCCGAGGAGGCCGCCAAGGCGCGCAACGCAGCCGCCGAGGCGCTGGAGCAGGCCCAGAGCACGCTCGAGGCGCTGCTGAAGCAGCAGGCCGTGACGCGGGAAGATGTGAAGGCCCTGCTCGCGCGAGGCGCCGCCTGGTGCGAGGACGAGGCCCGGGCGCTGGCGGTGCTGCGCGAGGCGCAGGCCAAGGCGGGGGCGGTGCTCGAGGAGCGCCGAGCCTCCCGCGCGCGGCACGAGGCTTCGGGGCCGCCCAGCCTGCCCGAGCCCGAGGTGGCGGCCGCCTGCGAGCGCGCGCGGGTGGAGGTGGAGACCCGCCGCACCGCCGCCGCTCGCTGCAAGGCCCGGCTCGACCAGGACGACGACGCCCGCAGGCGTCACGGCGCGGAAGCCCAGGCACTGGAGGAGCGCCGCCGAGCGGCCGAGGTCTGGAAGACGTTGCAGGAACTCATCGGCTCGGCGGACGGCAAGAAGTTCAAGGTGTTCGCCCAGAGCCTCACCCTGGACGCGCTACTGCTGCACGCCAACACCCACCTGCAGGAGCTCGCCCGCCGCTACCGGCTGATGCGCGTGCCGGGGCATGACCTGGACCTGCAGGTGGTGGATCAGGACATGGGCGATGAGATTCGCGGCCTGGCGAGCCTCTCCGGCGGCGAGTCGTTCCTCGTCTCGCTGGCCCTGGCCCTGGGGCTGGCCTCGCTCTCCTCGGAGACGACGCAGGTGGAGACGCTCTTCATTGACGAGGGCTTCGGCACCCTGGACCCGGAGACGCTGGAGGTGGCGCTGGCCACGCTCGATGCCCTCCAGGCCACGGGGCGGCAGGTGGGCATCATCTCCCACGTGTCCGGGCTGGCCGAGCGCATCGGCGTGCAGGTGCGCGTGGTGAAGCAGGGTGGGGGGCGCAGCCGCCTCGTCGTGGAGGCCGAGGGCAGCCTCGCCCTCGTGCCCGAGCCGCCCGCCCCGGGACGGGGAAAGAAGGTGGCCTAG
- a CDS encoding exonuclease SbcCD subunit D C-terminal domain-containing protein, with product MRLLHTSDWHLGHTLYDVSREAEHAAFLDWLLETLEAQGVDALLIAGDIFDTSNPSAEAQAAWYQFIARARRKLPKLDVVVIGGNHDSAARLDAPDPLFSALGVRVVGGVPRTRGALDFERLLVPLHDARGKVRAWVAAVPYLRPADLPLVPTEGDRLVDGVREVYGLTLEAARRRRQPGQALVAMGHCYMVGTELSQLSERKILGGNQHALPVDLFPEDVAYAALGHLHKAQRVGGREGVRYSGSPLPLSLSERHYHHQVLLVELDGEALSSVRPLSVPRTVDMLRVPERDALPLEEVLVKLEALPEVDPEAPERARPYLEVCVSLPRPEPALRRKVEAALESKDVRLVKLSPAYTGTGLALAEAQPSLSLRERTPEDVFKARYARDYQEPMALPLLEAFHTLLTQVQEDAS from the coding sequence ATGCGTCTGCTGCACACGTCGGACTGGCACCTGGGGCATACGCTCTATGACGTCTCGCGGGAGGCGGAGCACGCCGCCTTCCTGGACTGGCTCCTGGAGACCCTGGAGGCCCAGGGCGTGGATGCGCTCCTCATCGCCGGGGACATCTTCGACACCTCCAATCCCAGCGCCGAGGCCCAGGCCGCCTGGTACCAGTTCATCGCCCGCGCCCGGCGCAAGCTGCCCAAGCTGGACGTCGTCGTCATCGGCGGCAACCACGACTCCGCCGCTCGGCTGGATGCCCCGGACCCGCTCTTCTCCGCCCTTGGCGTGCGCGTGGTGGGCGGGGTGCCTCGAACCCGTGGCGCGCTCGACTTCGAGCGTCTGCTGGTTCCGCTGCACGACGCGCGCGGGAAGGTGAGAGCGTGGGTGGCCGCCGTGCCCTACCTTCGCCCCGCGGACCTGCCCCTGGTGCCCACCGAGGGAGACCGGCTCGTCGATGGCGTGCGCGAGGTCTATGGCCTGACGTTGGAGGCTGCTCGCCGGCGCCGGCAGCCCGGGCAGGCCCTGGTCGCCATGGGCCACTGCTACATGGTGGGCACCGAGCTGTCCCAGCTCAGCGAGCGGAAGATTCTTGGCGGCAACCAGCACGCGCTTCCGGTGGACCTCTTCCCCGAGGATGTGGCGTATGCGGCCCTGGGACACCTGCACAAGGCGCAGCGCGTGGGCGGGCGCGAGGGCGTGCGCTACAGCGGCTCGCCCCTGCCGCTCTCCCTGAGCGAGAGGCACTACCACCATCAGGTGTTGCTCGTGGAGTTGGACGGGGAGGCGCTGAGCTCGGTGAGGCCGCTGTCCGTGCCTCGCACCGTGGACATGCTGCGCGTACCCGAACGGGACGCCCTTCCCCTGGAGGAGGTGCTCGTCAAGCTCGAGGCCCTGCCGGAGGTGGACCCCGAGGCTCCCGAGCGGGCGCGGCCCTATCTGGAGGTATGCGTGTCGCTGCCTCGGCCCGAGCCCGCGCTGCGGCGCAAGGTGGAGGCGGCCCTGGAGAGCAAGGATGTGCGGCTGGTGAAGCTCTCGCCCGCGTACACCGGCACGGGCCTGGCGCTGGCCGAGGCCCAGCCGAGCCTCTCCCTGCGCGAGCGCACTCCCGAGGACGTCTTCAAGGCCCGCTACGCCCGTGACTACCAGGAGCCCATGGCCCTTCCGTTGCTCGAGGCTTTCCACACCCTGCTCACCCAGGTCCAGGAGGACGCGTCATGA